GGTGATGACGGCGTGGGTGTGGTCGGGAAGACGGTCCAGCCAGCCGATCCCGGCGACCCCCATGGCAAGCGCCGCGGTGGCGTAGGCGTCGGACACCCCGAGGTCGGTGCCGACCACGGTGACGGATCGCAGCCCACCGGCCGGCGCGCCCCGGCGCGGGTCCAGCACGTGTCGACCCCGCTCATAGACCCCGGACGTGGCCACGGCCAGATCGGTCCCGGCCAGCACCAGGCAGGCCGCCATCGGGTCCCAGGGGTGCCGAATGCCGATCCGCCACGGCTCGCCGGACGGGGAGAAGCCGCGTACCCGCACGTCACCGCCGGCGTTCACGCAGTGGTTCGCCGCGCCGGCGGCGAGCAGCCGGTCCGAGGCGACCTGTGCCGCCCAGCCCTTGACGAACCCGGACGGGTCGAGCCGGCCGGTGGCGTACGCGTCGAAGAACCCATCGGTGGCGCCCCACAGGTCGGCGCAGGCCTCCAACACGAACCGCAGGTCCGCCGACGCCTCGGAGAGCAGCACCTCGCCCCGGTCGAAGCGGCACACCTCGCTGTCCGTCCGGTACGTGCTGAACCGCGCGTCCACCTCGCGCATCCAGGCGAAGACCTGGTCGGCCAGCTCGCGCAGCCGCGCCGGTGGCAGGTCGTCGGCGAGGTCCAGGGTGATGGCCGTACCCATGATCTGCTCGACCTGGCACAGCCCGGGTCGGGTCATCGTCGCCGGCACGTCAGAACGCCTCCTCGATCGCGCCTCGCAGCGACTGCTTGTAGGAGTTGCTGGTCTCGGTGGCACCGGAGACGGTGTTGAGGTTGGCGCTCTGCTTCTGCACCACCTCGCCACCGGTGCCGTTGTACCTGTCCCGGACGTCACCGCTGTGGATGTCGGACTCGCCCCCGCTGGGCAGCGACAGCGAGATGGCCTCGATGATCCGGGTGCCGGAGACCACGATCTGCACCTGCACGTACCCGTACTCGTTGTCCACGCCCGGCCCGGTGACCCGGCGGGTGGTCGGCTGCGGCGCCTTGGTGGTGGTCCGCGGTGCGGTGGGGGCCTTCGCGGTGGTGCGGGTGCCGGACGGGCGGGCGGTGCTCTTGCTCGGCTTGGGCGACGACGGCGCGTTGGGAGCCACCGACGGCGTCGGTGCGACGCCCACCGGGGCGGCGCTCGGGTCGACACCCTGCGGGGTGGGGTTGACCGACTGGCCGACAGGCAGGTCCTGGGCGACCTGGGAGGTGCCCGGCGAGCCCTTGAGCACCACCAGCGCGGTGGTGCTGGCGGCCAGACCGGTGATCGCGAGGAACGCGCGACGCATGGGATGCCTTCCTACAACTCGAAGGTGGCCAGGTGGATCTGCCGGCGGGGGACGCCGGCCCGGCGCAACGCGCGCACCGACTGCTCGACCAGCCCGGGCGGCCCGCACAGGTAGACGTCGCGCCGGGCCACGTCGGGCACCAGTTGCCGCAGCCCGTCCGGGCTCATCAACTGGCGGGGGCCGGGGTCGTCGCGGGAGCCGATGACGTACCAGACCGAGGTGTCCCGGGCCTGGGCCAGCCAGTCCAGCTCATGGCTGAGCAGCACGTCGGCCGGGGTGCGGGCCCGGTAGATCAGCGCGGCGCCCGGCGGCAACTCCTCCAGCATGGCCCGGATCGGGGTGATGCCGCTGCCGCCGGCGATCAGCAGCGCCCGGTCGCCGATCCGGTGCGCCGCCGTGAAGGTGCCCGACGGGCCCTGCGCCCAGACCCGGGTGCCCGGGTCCAGGTCGCGCAGGTCGGCGGTGTGCGAGCCGACCACCTTGACGGTGAGGCGCAGCCAGCGGCCGTTGGCCGCAGCGGAGACGGAGAACGGGTGCGACTGCCACCAGCAGCCCCGGGTGAGGAAGCGCCAGCGGAAGTACTGCCCGCCGAGCATCGCCAGCCGGCCCAGCCGCTCACCGGTGAGGTAGATGGAGATGGTGTCCGGGCTCTCCGCGACCACGTCGGCGACCCGCAGCCGGTACCGCAGGTTGAACGCCAGCGGCGCGATCACCCGACCCCAGAGCAGGGCGGCGACCACCAGCACGTAGAGGGCGATCCAGCCGGTGCGCACCGGCCCGGGCTTGTACAGCTGCGCACCGTGGCTGAACTGGTGCCCGAAGCCGAGCAGCAGGATCAGATAGCTGGACCAGTGCAGCAGGTGCCACAGCTCGTAGGGCAACGCCCGGCGGATCGCCCGCACGCTGCTGAACCCGACCAGCATCATGATGCCGGTGGCGACGAACGCCGAGACCATGTCCTCGTAGTCGTCGAGCAGTACGCCGACCTCGGCGAACACGGAGTGGTTACGCAGGTCCGCGTAGCCGACCAGGATCAGCGACATGTGCGCCAGCACGGCGACCAGCAGGGTCGCACCGACGTCGCGGTGCCAGCGGGCCAGTTGTTCGCCGCCGATCCACCGCTCCAGCACCGGCAGCCGGCTCATCATCAGCACCTGCACCAGCAGCAGGTAGCCGGCGACCAGGCCGGTGATCCGGCCGGCCGCGGTCACGGTGGCCGCGGTGGTCTTCAACGAGCCGGCGGGGGTGCCCAGCCACCACGGCAGCACGCTGGCGAGCAGGCCGACCAGGAGCAGCACGGCCAGCAGCCGCCGGCCGCCGGGTCCGCGCCGGTCCGGGATCGGCGGGGGTACGGGCTCAGCCGTCCGGCCGCCGTGCCGGGACGAGGTCCCGGTGCGGCGGCCGGCGGCGTGGGTGTGCGAATGCGTCACGCGTACAGCTTCATCGGGGCGTACTTCTGGCGGGGGAAGACCTTGTCCACCTCCGCGTTGGTGAGCCCGAACCGGCCCTGCGCGACCGCGCCGTAGACGTTGAACATGTTGTTGTACTCGGGCACGTCACCGGAGTCCAGCTTGTCCAGGCCGTTCCAGGTGCCGAGCAGCGAGCCGGCCAGCTTCTTGCCGGACAGCAGGGTGACCACCCCGCCGTGCCCGTGGTCGGTGCCGCCGCCGTTGGAGCCGACCCGGCGCCCGAACTCGCTGGACACCATGATCGTCACGTCGGCGGCCTGCGGGCCGAGGTCGGTGAAGAACGCGGCCATGGCGCTGGCCAGCTCGTTCAGCCGGCGGTGCAGTTGGCCGCCCTCGCGGGTGCCCTGGTTCTCGTGGGTGTCGTAGCCACCCATGCCGACGGTGGCGACCCGTACGTTGGCGCCACCCTTGATCAGCTGGGCGAGCTGCTTGAACGCGTTGCCGACGCCCTCGTACGTGACCCCCGCGGCCGGCTGGTACGGCTTGGCGGCGAGCTTCTGCGCCGTGGCCAGCGCGCCCATGCCCTCCTGCACGGCCTCCTCGACCGGGTGGTTGATCCCGGTGAAGAGCCCCTTGATCGCCTTCTCGGTGGCGGCCCGGAACCGCTCGTCGCCGTTGAGCCGCAGCGAGCCGACGTTGTTCAGCGAGAGCGCGCCGTTGTTGCCGACCAGCGAGCGGGGCAGCGTGCTGCCGATGCCGACGCTGCGGAAGGCGGTGCCCTTGCCGAGGTTGTCGACCAGGCCGTCCAGCCAGCCCCGGCCGCCGGTCTCGTTCGGCAGCCCGCCCAGGTTGCAGGCGTCCGCGGCCTGGAAGTGGCTGCGCGACAGCCGCTCGTCGGAGACCGCCGGGATGAAGCCCAACTGGCCAGCCTTGAGCCACTGCTCCAGCGGCTTGAACGCGCTGGTCAGCTTGAAGCCGCGGCCCAGGGCCAGCGAGTCGTTGCCGAGCAGCAGGTCGGGGCGGGCTTTGGCGAGCACCGCGTCGCCGTCCGGTGCGACCAGGCTCAGCCCGTCCAACCCGCCGTAGAGGAAGACGTGGATCAGGGTGCCGGTCTTGGTCGCCGCGAACGACGCCGAGGTGGTGACGAACTGGGCGGTGGCCAGCGCGGTGGCGGTGGCCGCGGCACCGGCGACGAAGGTCCGCCGGGTGACACCGCGACCGTCCTGCTGGGCCTCCTCCAGGTCCTCCAGGGTGCGGTAGCGGTCGGCCTCGGCGGCGTTCTCGGCGGCGACGAGGTCGGCCTCCGCCCGCAGCAGCGCCTCGGCCGGGTTGTCGGCCAGCCGCCGCAGGTCGGGGCATTCAGGGTGCAGGGGGAAAGAGTTGTACACAGTCTTCTCCATCGGGTGCCTCACCGGAGGTGGTGCTGGGGGGAAGCGAGGATCGCCCGCGCGACGGCGGTGATGGCCCCGTTGAACGTGGCGTCGACCTTGGCGTTCGCCGGTACACCGGCCACACCGAGGACCAGGTTCTTCTCGCGGGCGGTCAACTTCTGGTTCACCAGCCGCTGGGCGAGCGCGTCCACGTACGCCCCGGCGGTGGCCGGTGGCTTGGCGACCAGCTTCTCCGGCGCGGTGTACGTGAAGACGGTGCGGTAGCCGGCGAGGAGTTCACCGGCCTCGTTCCAGCCGTTGACCATGGTGCCGGCCGAGGTCCAGGCGACGTAGACGTCCGGGTAGCCGTCCGGGGTGGGCTGGCCCATCGGGTACTGGCCCAGCTCGCGCAGCTTGTCGTGAATCTGCCGCAGGCCGCGGGCGTACGGGGTGCGCTTGCTGTCACCGTTGTTGTGCTTCGGCGACGCGTCCGGCGAGACGCCCAGGGTGCGGTACGTGGCGGCCAGGTACTCCATCGGCCGGCGCACCTTCTGCCCCACCGCGGCCCAGAACTCCGAGGAGCTGAACAGCGTCATCAACACCGGCTTGATCATGCCGTTGTTGGTGGAGTACGTCTTGGCCATCCGGTCCACCAGGGACTTCGGCGGGGTGTCCGAGACGAACCGGGTCGCCAGGCTCTGCGCCACGTACTTCGCGGTCGACGGGTGCAGCGCGATGTAGGTGATGTACGCGTCGATCGCGGCTTCGGCCTTCTTCGGGTCCGACGAGTTGTTCGCGTGCGTGAAGGTGAGGATCTTCACCTTGCCGACGTAGTGCTGCTCGGGCCTGAAGACGTACTTGCCGTCCTGGACGCCGCGGCCGGTCTGGAGCAGGGCTGCCTGGCGCACGTCCGGCTCCTTGTAGCCGCCGTCCACGCCGACCGAGTAGAGCTCCAGGTTCTCCCGGGCGAGGTTCTCGTTGATCGCGTCCTTGCGGGAGTCCTTCTGGTTCAGGTAGATCAGCAGCGCGGGGTGCTTGTTCGCGGCGACCAGCATCTCCGGGTAGCTGCCCAGCGCGTGCGCCCGCACGACGTCCTTGTCGAACGAGTTGCGGTACACCTCGCCGCCGTCGAAGTCGGCGGCGACGTGCAGGAAGTCGTTCCAGAAGTCGACCATCACCTCGAACAGCTGGCGCTTGGACCAGATCTGCCGCGCGATGGTGGCGTCGACCATCTCCCGCTCCGGCTGGGCGCCCTGGTCGTTGAGCGTGTCGCGCTGGTCGCGCAGCTGCTGCACGGTGAGCTTCTGGGTGGGCAGCTCGGCGAGCTTCAGCTCGGCCTTGCTCGGTTCGAGCTTGTCCGGGTCCAGTTGCGCGCGGATCCAGCCGTCGATGCCCAGCTTTTTGATGTCGGCGACCACCGCGGGCGTCGCCCCGAAGGTGGCCCGCCGGGCCAGGTGCAGGATCGGGTCCTTGGCCAGCACCGTCTTGACGGTCACCTTGGTCTCCGCCGCGGCCGCGGCCGGGCCGGAGAAGGTGCGCCCACCGGTGGGCGAGTTCTTCTTCAGCGCCTCGCCGGCGCGGGAGCCCATGTAGCTCTCGTTCTGCTCGGTGTAGGTGCGCACCGTGCTGGGCTGCTGGCCGCTGGGCCGAGCCGCGGTGCCGTCGGTGACGGTGCTGCCGGTCGCGTCGGCCGCCGCCTCGTCACCGAACAGGCTGCGGAACTGCGGGGTCATGGCGAGTGCCGCGCCACCGGCGACGACGGCGGCGGTGCCGCCGAGCGCCACGATTGCCTTGCGCCGGCCGACCTTGCGGCCCGGCTCGTCGTCATCGTCCAAGGTGGGCAGTCCGGTGCCGGCCGGCCGGGCCGGGGCCGGGCGGCCAAGACCCTCCGGGCCGACCCACTGCGGTCCACGCGGGGCGGGAGCGGGGTGTCCGGCGTGCGCGTACCCGTCGGCGTACTGCTCGCGCGGGTCGGCCTGCGGGTAGCCGCCCTGGTAGGTGTGGGGCGAGTCGTGCCCGTACGACGCGGACGGGTTGTGGTCGCCGTACCCGTCCGAGGTGTGGTGCTGGCGTCCGTCCCAGCCGCGGTCGTCCCGCGGTCGACGTGGTGGCACATTCTGGTCGGCCATGTACCAATCCCGATTTCTGATGAGCGCCGAAAGCTGCGACCGAGCAGGTGCGGCAGGTGCGGCGACTGTTGCCTGAGGGGTTGCTACGGCAAAGTAACCAAGGCCTCAGGTGCCTTCAAGGTGGGCGGAAGACCCCCGTGAGGGCACTTAAGACACCGCTCAGCGCCGCGTTGGCGGCGGGCCGCGTACCGGCGCCGAACCCGGACCTTCCCAGCAGCGCGGACGTACGGCAGCCGGGTACGGATCGGACCGCGTCGCCGTGTTTGACACATTCAGCGTCGTTGTCCACCACAGGGAAATTTAAGGTCCGGATAAGCGGTACGTGAGGTTGCCTCGGGACCGAGGAAAGTAGCAGCAACGGGTGAGCGTGAGCCGCCGCAACAGCGGGTATGCCGCCGAACCGCTGAACGCGTGAGGGGAAGGCAGCGCCATGCTCAGCAAAGAGGATCAGCGCAGGTTCGACCAGATCACCCGTCAGCTCCGCGAGAGTGACCCGGCTTTCTTCAACCGGCTGGACCATCGGGTCCGAGCCCGCAGGGGCCGTTACCTGATGTTGTTGACCATCGTGCTGTGGGCGTCGCTACCGGCGATGACCGTGTTCGCCGGCCGGCTGGCCGGTGCGATCTGCGCGGTGGTACTGGTGGCCAACGCCGCGATCATGTGGCGGTTCCGCCGCCGCTGGACGTGACGGCTCACCGGTCGGTCGGGCCGAGCGCCCGGTACGCCCGGCGCAGCCGTTCGAGCAGTCCCGGCCCGCCGATTGCCGGCGCCGGCGGGCCGAGCTGGCGCAGCAGCAGATCCGGCCCGGTCGCCAGCCGGGGTGGCCGATCGGGCAGCGGCACCGGCGGCAGCCAGAACCGGTCCACCGCCTCCGCCAGGGAGGTGGCCGACAGCCCGGCGAGCGCCCGGGCCGCGCCGGCCGGCGGTGCGGCGACGCCCACCGCGGACCCGCCTCCGTCCGGAATGGACTGCGTGTCCGGGTCGGGCGACGCGGTGACCGGTCCGGGCGACACCGGTGCGCCGGTGGCCTCGGCCCGCCGGGTCCGGAGCCGGTCGAGCAGCTCCGCGCGAGCCCGGCCGCGCCAGTGCAGCAGCTCGAACGGGTCCGCGTCGAACGCCTCGGCCAGCAGGTAGAAGGTGGCCGCGAGGTGCTTGCACGGCACCGCGAAGTCGGGGCAGCTGCACCGCTGGGTCAGCTCGTCCACTCCGGTGGGGAAGAGCGGCGCACCGGCGGCGACGAACAGCTCCTCCAACTCGTCGGGGAGGTCCCCGGCGAGTAGTCGGGCGCTGAAGAACGCCTGCCCGGCCAACTCCTCCTCGATCCGGGACCAGAGCCCGGCCGGGAACGGCGCCAGCGCGATGGAGACCTGGTACGGCTGCGGCCGGGAGCCCTGGACCACGGCGCTGACCAGCCCGGGTGCGATGTCGAGCTTGAGCACCTGCCCGGCCCGCGCGTACGACCGGCCACGGGTCAGCCGGGTGCCGAGCGCGAACGACTCCAGCACCTCCAGAAAGCGCCGCGACCACCAGGACTGGCCGATCGCGCCCCGGGCGCTGCGCGCCCGCAGGCCGCCGTCGACCCGCCGGGGACGGCCGTAGTCGGCGAACCGGTCACCGGACGGCTGACTCACTCCACCACCGCCCCGGCCTCCAGGGTGAACAACTCACGCAGTTGCCCGGTGGACAGCTCGGTGATCCACTGCTCGCCGGTGCCGACCACCCGCTCGGCGAGGCTGCGCTTGTCGGCGATCAGTGCGGCCACCTTCTCCTCCACGGTGCCGGCGCAGACGAACTTGCGTACCTGCACCCGCCGGTGCTGCCCGATCCGGAACGCCCGGTCGGTGGCCTGGTCCTCCACCGCCGGGTTCCACCACCGGTCCACGTGCACCACGTGGTTGGCGGCGGTCAGGGTGAGACCAGTGCCGCCGGCCTTGAGGGAGAGCACGAACAGCGGTGGCCCGTCCGCCGACTGGAACCGCTGCACCATGGCGTCCCGCTCGGCCTTGCCGAGCCCACCGTGCAGGAACAGCACCTCCCGGCCGAACCGTGCGGACAGGTGACCGCGCAGCATGGCGCCGAACTCGGTGTACTGCGTGAACAGCAGCGCTCGCTCCCCCGCCGCCAGCACCTCCTCCACGATCTCGGTCAGCCGGGCCAACTTGCCGGAGCGGCCGTCCAGCGGCGAGCCGTCACGCAGCAGTTGGGCCGGGTGGTTGCAGACCTGCTTGAGCCGGGTCATGGTGGCCAGCACCAGCCCTCGGCGTTCGATGCCGTCGCTGGACTCGATCTTGGCGAGCATGTCGTCGACCACCACCCGGTACAGGGCGGCCTGCTCGGCGGTGAGGTTGCAGAGCACCTCCATCTCCAGCTTCTCCGGCAGGTCGGAGATGATCGAGGAGTCGGTCTTGAGCCGGCGCAGCACGAACGGACCGGTGATCCGGCGCAGCCGCTCGGCGGCCTCGGCGTCGCCGTTGCGCTCGATCGGCTCGGCGAATCGCTTGCGGAACGTCGCGGCCGGGCCGAGCAGGCCGGGGTTGGCGAACTGCATGATCGACCAGAGGTCGGCGAGCCGGTTCTCCACCGGCGTGCCGGTGACCGCCACCCGCTGCCGGGCGGGCAGCGCGCGGACCGCCTCGGCCTGCCGGGTCGACGCGTTCTTGATCGCCTGCGCCTCGTCCACCACCACCCGGTGCCAGTCGATGCCGGCCAGGTCGACGGCGTCGCGGGCGGCCACCGAGTAGGTGGTGAGGACCAGGTCCGCGCCGTGCGCGGCCGCCGTGAACTCCGCCCCCCGGGCCCGCTCCGCCCCATGGTGGACGTGCACGCGCAACCCCGGGGTGAACCGCGCCGCCTCCCGCTGCCAGTTGCCGACCAGCGACATAGGACAGACCAGCAGGGTGGGCCCGGCGTCCGGCGGGTCCCCGGCGAGCAGCGCGAGCAGCTGCACGGTCTTGCCCAACCCCATGTCGTCGGCGAGCACGCCGCCCAGGCCGAGCGACCGCAGGAAGGCCAGCCAGGCCAACCCCCGTCGCTGGTACGGCCGCAGCGTCCCCTGGAAGCCCGGCGGCGGGTCCATCGGGGTGAGTCGACGCTCGACCGCACCGGCGAGCAGGTCGCCCAGCGCCCCGTCGGCGGTCACCTCCAGCACCGGCAGCGAACCGGTGTCCGCGCCGTCGGCCAGCCCGAGGCGGAGCAGGTCGGCGACGGTCAGCTCGCCGGCTGACTTGAGCAGGCGCAGCCCGGCGGCGAGCCGCCCCGGGTCCAGCTCCACCCACCGGCCGCGCAGCCGCACCAGCGGGGTCTTCATCTCGGCCAGCGCGGCCAACTCCTCGGCCGACAGCGGCTGGTCGCCGAGTGCCACCTCCCAGCGGTAGTCGACCAGGGCGTCCAGCCCGACCCCTGCGTCGGCGCCGGCCACCGTGCCGGGCGCGGTCCGGCTGCGGGCGCGCAGCCGGGCGCCTAGCCGCGCCGACCGGCGCTGCCACCAGGACGGCAGCAGCACCCCGAAGCCGGCCGCGTGCAGCACCGGGGCGCCTTCGCTGAGGAACCGGTGTGCTCCCTCGACGTCCAGCTCCATCGCCTCGGGCGCGGCGGTCCGCAGCGCGGCGTCCAGGTCCGGCCAGAGCCGGCTGGCTCGGCCCAGCTCGGCGAGCAGGGTCTCCTGCGGGCTGGCCGCACGACCGCCCAGGCCACCGAGCGTCTGCGGCGCTCGCCAGACCTGCCCTGCGTCGACGTGCAGGCTGGGCTCGTCGGCCGCCTGCAACCCGAACTCCAGCCGCCACCGCCCACCGCCGGCCAGCTCGCCGACGACCGGGCCGCCGTCGGAGAGGGCGCTGTCGGCCGGGCCGGTTGCGACCTGCTCGGCCCCGGTGCCCGCCGAGCCGGCGGGGCCGATCGTCGGCGGTCGGGTGGCCAGGATCGGTTCGGTGACCTCGTCGGGGGCCGGTTCCACCAGGCGGAAGCTGGCCCGGACCGGACCCCCGGCGGCGTCGCGCTGCCAGGCGTCCAGTTCGCTGCGGAGGGTGGCCAGCGCCGCCGCGTCGACGGTGAAGTCGCGGCGGGGGCCGGCGAGCGCGGCCAGCCAGGCCGGCGCCGGGCCGCCCGGCCGCAGCCCTCGGGCCAGCGTGGTGGTCGCGAGTGCGGCGCGGGCGGCGGCGTCGGTCAGCGCGTCGAGCGCGTCCGCGACCAGCACGCCGGCCGTCAGCTCGGTGCCGTCGGAGCGCGGCGCGGTGGACGCGATCCCGTCCGGCGCGGCAGCAGCGGCCGGTGCTGTGGCAACGGCAGCAGTGGCGGCCGGCGCAGTTACAGCAGCTCGGGCGGCGGGCGGCAGGGCCAGCGCCAGCGACCGCGCCCAGCCGGCGTCGGTGCCGGTCAGCAGCGGTCGCCAGACGGCGAGCGCCGTCACCTGCGCGCCCGCGTCCGCCGACGGCGCTCCGCGTCCAACGGCCGGTGGGCGCGGCGGCTCGGCCACGCCAGCACCCGACATCGCGGTGCCCACCGTCGTGCTGACGCCGGGTAGGACACGGCCCCGGGCCACCAGGTCGGCGGCGAAGTCGGCCAGCTCGGCGAGGTGGCGCAGGGTGGCCCCGGGCACCGCCGGGAGGTCGTCCAGGGCACGCAGCAGCGGCAGCGCGTCGTCCGGGGCGTACACCAGCACGGGGACCCGCCACCCGGCCAGGGTGAGCCGGCCACGGGCCGGCGGCGCGACGGCGGTCCGGATCAGCTCGGGTGAGTCAGTCGGCGCGCCGGCCCTGGTGGGCAGGGTGAGCAACACGGTGTCCGGACGGGCCGGCTCGGCGGCGTCAGCGAGGGCGGTGGCCAA
The nucleotide sequence above comes from Micromonospora sp. NBC_00389. Encoded proteins:
- a CDS encoding FAD:protein FMN transferase — protein: MGTAITLDLADDLPPARLRELADQVFAWMREVDARFSTYRTDSEVCRFDRGEVLLSEASADLRFVLEACADLWGATDGFFDAYATGRLDPSGFVKGWAAQVASDRLLAAGAANHCVNAGGDVRVRGFSPSGEPWRIGIRHPWDPMAACLVLAGTDLAVATSGVYERGRHVLDPRRGAPAGGLRSVTVVGTDLGVSDAYATAALAMGVAGIGWLDRLPDHTHAVITDDARQFVSAGMPRTD
- a CDS encoding DUF1800 domain-containing protein, whose amino-acid sequence is MADQNVPPRRPRDDRGWDGRQHHTSDGYGDHNPSASYGHDSPHTYQGGYPQADPREQYADGYAHAGHPAPAPRGPQWVGPEGLGRPAPARPAGTGLPTLDDDDEPGRKVGRRKAIVALGGTAAVVAGGAALAMTPQFRSLFGDEAAADATGSTVTDGTAARPSGQQPSTVRTYTEQNESYMGSRAGEALKKNSPTGGRTFSGPAAAAAETKVTVKTVLAKDPILHLARRATFGATPAVVADIKKLGIDGWIRAQLDPDKLEPSKAELKLAELPTQKLTVQQLRDQRDTLNDQGAQPEREMVDATIARQIWSKRQLFEVMVDFWNDFLHVAADFDGGEVYRNSFDKDVVRAHALGSYPEMLVAANKHPALLIYLNQKDSRKDAINENLARENLELYSVGVDGGYKEPDVRQAALLQTGRGVQDGKYVFRPEQHYVGKVKILTFTHANNSSDPKKAEAAIDAYITYIALHPSTAKYVAQSLATRFVSDTPPKSLVDRMAKTYSTNNGMIKPVLMTLFSSSEFWAAVGQKVRRPMEYLAATYRTLGVSPDASPKHNNGDSKRTPYARGLRQIHDKLRELGQYPMGQPTPDGYPDVYVAWTSAGTMVNGWNEAGELLAGYRTVFTYTAPEKLVAKPPATAGAYVDALAQRLVNQKLTAREKNLVLGVAGVPANAKVDATFNGAITAVARAILASPQHHLR
- a CDS encoding DUF3040 domain-containing protein, with protein sequence MLSKEDQRRFDQITRQLRESDPAFFNRLDHRVRARRGRYLMLLTIVLWASLPAMTVFAGRLAGAICAVVLVANAAIMWRFRRRWT
- a CDS encoding SWIM zinc finger family protein — encoded protein: MSQPSGDRFADYGRPRRVDGGLRARSARGAIGQSWWSRRFLEVLESFALGTRLTRGRSYARAGQVLKLDIAPGLVSAVVQGSRPQPYQVSIALAPFPAGLWSRIEEELAGQAFFSARLLAGDLPDELEELFVAAGAPLFPTGVDELTQRCSCPDFAVPCKHLAATFYLLAEAFDADPFELLHWRGRARAELLDRLRTRRAEATGAPVSPGPVTASPDPDTQSIPDGGGSAVGVAAPPAGAARALAGLSATSLAEAVDRFWLPPVPLPDRPPRLATGPDLLLRQLGPPAPAIGGPGLLERLRRAYRALGPTDR
- a CDS encoding DUF1501 domain-containing protein; translation: MEKTVYNSFPLHPECPDLRRLADNPAEALLRAEADLVAAENAAEADRYRTLEDLEEAQQDGRGVTRRTFVAGAAATATALATAQFVTTSASFAATKTGTLIHVFLYGGLDGLSLVAPDGDAVLAKARPDLLLGNDSLALGRGFKLTSAFKPLEQWLKAGQLGFIPAVSDERLSRSHFQAADACNLGGLPNETGGRGWLDGLVDNLGKGTAFRSVGIGSTLPRSLVGNNGALSLNNVGSLRLNGDERFRAATEKAIKGLFTGINHPVEEAVQEGMGALATAQKLAAKPYQPAAGVTYEGVGNAFKQLAQLIKGGANVRVATVGMGGYDTHENQGTREGGQLHRRLNELASAMAAFFTDLGPQAADVTIMVSSEFGRRVGSNGGGTDHGHGGVVTLLSGKKLAGSLLGTWNGLDKLDSGDVPEYNNMFNVYGAVAQGRFGLTNAEVDKVFPRQKYAPMKLYA
- a CDS encoding FMN-binding protein, giving the protein MRRAFLAITGLAASTTALVVLKGSPGTSQVAQDLPVGQSVNPTPQGVDPSAAPVGVAPTPSVAPNAPSSPKPSKSTARPSGTRTTAKAPTAPRTTTKAPQPTTRRVTGPGVDNEYGYVQVQIVVSGTRIIEAISLSLPSGGESDIHSGDVRDRYNGTGGEVVQKQSANLNTVSGATETSNSYKQSLRGAIEEAF
- a CDS encoding ferredoxin reductase family protein; this translates as MTHSHTHAAGRRTGTSSRHGGRTAEPVPPPIPDRRGPGGRRLLAVLLLVGLLASVLPWWLGTPAGSLKTTAATVTAAGRITGLVAGYLLLVQVLMMSRLPVLERWIGGEQLARWHRDVGATLLVAVLAHMSLILVGYADLRNHSVFAEVGVLLDDYEDMVSAFVATGIMMLVGFSSVRAIRRALPYELWHLLHWSSYLILLLGFGHQFSHGAQLYKPGPVRTGWIALYVLVVAALLWGRVIAPLAFNLRYRLRVADVVAESPDTISIYLTGERLGRLAMLGGQYFRWRFLTRGCWWQSHPFSVSAAANGRWLRLTVKVVGSHTADLRDLDPGTRVWAQGPSGTFTAAHRIGDRALLIAGGSGITPIRAMLEELPPGAALIYRARTPADVLLSHELDWLAQARDTSVWYVIGSRDDPGPRQLMSPDGLRQLVPDVARRDVYLCGPPGLVEQSVRALRRAGVPRRQIHLATFEL